One window from the genome of Faecalibacterium sp. HTF-F encodes:
- the ppk1 gene encoding polyphosphate kinase 1, with the protein MSDETIFINRELSWLDFNQRVLALGKDKNVPLAERVKFLAIYGSNLDEFFMVRVGSLQERANLEQEQGKKVKRENKTNMSAAEQLTAIMPKTAQLQEECDKYYAKALEALAECGYRKVDFNHLTKEEEHFWKKYFQTELFPILSPQIVDNRHPFPFLRNKEIYLGVLLREKHPAGQSLGIIPISSQMERMHIVKKDGETLFALTEELVLHFAASIFGKDAIQEKCLFRVTRNADIDVKEGMMDHDIDYREIMSDLLKRRRKLAAVRLQITTASAPEVERLLCNRLVLTHKRVFVQKSPLDLSFFYKLTGRIEADGHPELFYPAARPMLPPPQYDLAAEVQKHDVLLSYPYQSIRPFIAMLKKAAHDPEVISIKMTLYRMARESQIVQALMEAAENGKEVVALVELRARFDEQNNIDWSKQLEGAGCTVIYGFDDYKVHSKLTLITRKGAQGYSYITQIGTGNYNEKTSELYTDYSFITADPVIGEEASNVFQNLAVQRLTEDSSKMLVAPLRFKSVLLEEMDHLIAAARMGRPASMILKNNSISDRDIILKLQEASCAGVRIDMIVRGICCVRAEVPGKTENLHIRSLVGRYLEHGRIYSFFDGVHTRIYIASGDFLTRNTECRVEVGVRVEDPVLVQKLTDILQLQLRDNVNAREMRPDGSYQKVKPAEGEALVNGQMDMYELLRDDWTGKVPACEKTAQAAVEAPTAPLTAEAPAAEPSAEKPEAKAVEFPVQKQEPQKAPEPSAPIHLDAAPKPEEHDHFDELEQMVNRKKPAPRPASVPKPAKPAIAEAPAQKSRLKQFLDLFKFRR; encoded by the coding sequence ATGAGTGACGAAACCATTTTTATCAACCGGGAACTGAGCTGGCTGGATTTTAATCAGCGCGTTCTTGCATTGGGCAAAGATAAAAATGTTCCGCTTGCAGAACGGGTCAAGTTTCTTGCGATCTATGGCTCGAATCTGGATGAATTTTTCATGGTGCGCGTGGGCTCTCTGCAGGAGCGCGCCAATCTGGAACAGGAGCAGGGCAAAAAGGTCAAGAGGGAAAACAAGACCAACATGTCCGCGGCGGAACAGCTGACTGCCATTATGCCCAAAACGGCACAGCTGCAGGAAGAATGCGACAAATACTACGCAAAGGCGCTGGAAGCACTGGCGGAATGCGGTTATCGCAAGGTGGACTTTAACCATCTGACCAAGGAGGAGGAGCATTTCTGGAAAAAATATTTCCAGACCGAGCTGTTCCCCATCCTCAGCCCGCAGATCGTGGATAACCGCCATCCGTTCCCGTTCCTGCGCAACAAGGAGATCTATCTGGGCGTACTGCTCAGGGAAAAGCACCCTGCAGGGCAGAGCCTGGGCATCATCCCCATTTCCAGCCAGATGGAACGAATGCACATTGTAAAAAAAGATGGCGAGACGCTGTTTGCCCTCACCGAGGAGCTGGTGCTGCATTTTGCGGCCAGCATTTTTGGCAAGGATGCCATTCAGGAAAAGTGCCTGTTCCGCGTGACCCGCAATGCGGACATCGATGTGAAAGAGGGCATGATGGATCACGATATCGATTACCGTGAGATCATGTCCGATCTGCTCAAGCGCCGCCGCAAGCTGGCGGCTGTGCGTTTGCAGATCACAACTGCATCTGCCCCGGAGGTGGAACGCCTGCTGTGCAACCGCCTTGTGCTGACCCATAAGCGGGTGTTCGTGCAGAAAAGCCCGCTGGATCTGAGCTTCTTCTATAAGCTCACCGGCAGGATCGAGGCAGACGGACATCCGGAGCTGTTCTACCCGGCGGCGCGGCCCATGCTGCCGCCGCCGCAGTACGATCTTGCCGCCGAGGTGCAGAAGCATGATGTGCTGCTCAGCTACCCGTACCAGTCTATCCGGCCCTTCATTGCCATGCTCAAAAAGGCGGCACATGACCCGGAGGTCATTTCCATCAAGATGACCCTCTACCGTATGGCGCGGGAATCCCAGATCGTGCAGGCGTTGATGGAAGCGGCTGAAAACGGCAAGGAAGTGGTGGCTCTGGTGGAGCTGCGCGCCCGCTTTGATGAACAGAACAACATTGACTGGTCCAAGCAGCTGGAAGGAGCAGGCTGCACCGTTATCTATGGCTTCGATGATTACAAGGTGCACTCCAAGCTGACTCTCATCACCCGCAAGGGCGCACAGGGCTACTCCTACATCACCCAGATCGGCACCGGTAACTACAACGAAAAAACCAGTGAGCTGTACACCGATTATTCCTTTATCACGGCCGATCCCGTCATTGGCGAGGAAGCATCCAACGTATTCCAGAACCTTGCCGTACAGCGCCTGACCGAGGACAGCAGCAAGATGCTGGTAGCACCGCTGCGGTTCAAGAGCGTGCTTCTGGAAGAAATGGATCACCTGATCGCCGCCGCCCGCATGGGCCGCCCGGCGTCCATGATCCTGAAGAACAACTCCATCAGCGACCGCGACATCATCCTGAAGCTGCAGGAAGCCAGCTGTGCCGGTGTGCGCATCGACATGATCGTGCGCGGCATCTGCTGTGTGCGTGCAGAGGTGCCCGGCAAGACCGAAAACCTGCACATCCGCAGCCTTGTGGGCCGTTATCTGGAGCATGGCCGCATTTACAGCTTCTTTGATGGAGTGCACACCCGCATTTATATTGCTTCCGGCGACTTCCTCACCCGCAACACGGAGTGCCGCGTGGAGGTGGGCGTCCGGGTGGAAGACCCGGTGCTGGTGCAGAAGCTCACCGATATTCTGCAGCTGCAGCTGCGGGATAACGTCAATGCCCGCGAGATGCGCCCGGATGGCAGCTACCAGAAGGTGAAGCCTGCCGAGGGCGAAGCACTGGTCAACGGCCAGATGGATATGTATGAGCTGCTTCGGGATGACTGGACTGGAAAAGTTCCTGCCTGTGAAAAAACGGCACAGGCGGCTGTGGAGGCTCCGACGGCACCGTTGACTGCAGAAGCTCCCGCTGCAGAACCGTCTGCAGAGAAACCGGAGGCAAAGGCGGTGGAGTTCCCCGTACAGAAGCAGGAGCCGCAAAAGGCTCCCGAACCGTCGGCACCCATCCATCTGGATGCGGCCCCGAAACCGGAGGAACACGATCACTTTGACGAACTGGAACAGATGGTAAACCGCAAAAAACCGGCACCCCGGCCTGCTTCTGTGCCAAAGCCGGCAAAACCGGCCATCGCTGAAGCGCCTGCACAGAAGAGCCGCCTGAAGCAGTTCCTGGACCTCTTCAAGTTCCGCAGATAA
- a CDS encoding peptidase codes for MKHPDALRLGPLVFRDPVLLCGSLYFLLYFDASGFLRLGLLAAFLHECGHILVYCALLRRFPVIEVTMTGFCMRMDAPARGLSPGRLFWLAAAGPAVNFMLAGIWALRLEQELTIRGSAFWAANLLTGGFNLLPVPPLDGAQLASCLREMRCAGKKFRGND; via the coding sequence ATGAAGCATCCTGATGCCCTGCGGCTGGGGCCTCTGGTGTTCCGGGACCCGGTGCTGCTGTGCGGTTCCCTGTATTTTCTGCTGTACTTCGATGCCAGCGGCTTTCTGCGGCTGGGCCTGCTGGCGGCGTTCCTGCACGAGTGCGGGCACATTCTGGTGTATTGTGCGCTGCTGCGCCGCTTTCCGGTCATTGAGGTGACCATGACCGGCTTTTGTATGCGGATGGACGCTCCGGCCCGGGGCCTTTCACCGGGGCGGCTCTTCTGGCTGGCTGCTGCAGGCCCGGCGGTCAATTTCATGCTGGCAGGCATCTGGGCGCTGCGGCTGGAACAGGAACTGACCATCCGCGGCAGTGCCTTCTGGGCGGCAAATCTGCTGACCGGGGGATTCAATCTGCTGCCCGTTCCTCCGCTGGATGGGGCGCAGCTGGCGTCCTGCCTGCGCGAAATGCGGTGTGCAGGCAAAAAGTTTAGGGGAAATGATTGA
- a CDS encoding HAD hydrolase family protein, translated as MNQLNQRLVLCDLDHLLLGADGNLTQVVRDVLQLFVRRGGRFTVFSQRTPRAVRSILGSVRLNAPALVCGGAMAYHFADGTSRTLCSFAGQDADLFTRLPDAAGVGVALQMTDGTTRVLRMSEALERHLRQEWTPYLLANAADIKGEEVLRVLLYQDSKAVPMISLLEKSLGDRTAVLLGERAAADTLILTPRTVSGHEMLDAVCMPVGINPEDVLVLAGGMSMLELVRNASQSVAAADAPPELRLAAQKVTLTDAAAGSAVEVLYRMVRDAENLA; from the coding sequence ATGAACCAGCTGAACCAAAGGCTTGTATTGTGTGATCTGGATCACCTGCTGCTGGGAGCGGATGGAAACCTGACTCAGGTTGTGCGTGACGTGCTGCAGCTGTTCGTCCGCCGCGGCGGCCGTTTTACGGTGTTCTCGCAGCGCACGCCCCGGGCAGTGCGTTCCATTCTGGGCAGTGTGCGGCTCAATGCCCCTGCGCTGGTGTGCGGCGGCGCGATGGCCTACCATTTTGCCGATGGCACCAGCCGGACGCTGTGCAGCTTTGCCGGGCAGGACGCCGATCTGTTCACCCGCCTGCCGGACGCAGCAGGCGTGGGCGTCGCTTTGCAGATGACCGATGGCACCACCCGGGTGCTGCGCATGAGTGAGGCGCTGGAACGCCATCTGCGGCAGGAATGGACCCCCTATCTGCTGGCGAATGCAGCGGATATCAAGGGGGAAGAAGTGCTGCGGGTGCTGCTGTATCAGGACAGCAAGGCCGTGCCCATGATCTCGCTGCTGGAAAAATCGCTGGGGGATCGTACAGCGGTGCTGCTGGGCGAGCGTGCCGCAGCAGATACCCTGATCCTGACGCCCAGAACCGTTTCCGGCCACGAAATGCTGGATGCTGTGTGTATGCCGGTGGGCATCAATCCGGAGGATGTTCTGGTGCTGGCGGGCGGCATGTCCATGCTGGAGCTGGTGCGCAATGCCAGCCAGAGCGTGGCGGCGGCAGATGCTCCGCCAGAGCTGCGTCTTGCTGCGCAAAAGGTCACCCTGACCGATGCTGCGGCAGGCTCTGCGGTGGAAGTGCTGTACCGTATGGTACGGGATGCTGAAAATTTAGCGTAA
- a CDS encoding M23 family metallopeptidase: protein MLPARAQSKTEDDAFCFPLETTQWRISDGYGWREDPFTGKRAFHKGIDLACAEGTGILAVQGGTVLRTKRSASYGSCIELLLADGTAAVYAHLQYIYVRPGEAVEAGQTLGTAGQSGRATGAHLHFELYRQGKACDPADALGLSHEAS from the coding sequence GTGCTCCCTGCACGGGCGCAGTCGAAAACGGAGGATGATGCCTTTTGCTTTCCGCTGGAAACCACACAGTGGCGCATTTCGGACGGATACGGCTGGCGGGAGGATCCCTTTACGGGCAAACGGGCATTCCACAAGGGCATCGACCTTGCCTGCGCCGAGGGCACCGGCATCCTTGCGGTGCAGGGCGGCACCGTGCTCCGCACAAAGCGAAGTGCCAGCTATGGCAGCTGCATAGAGCTTCTGCTTGCGGATGGAACAGCGGCGGTGTATGCCCATCTGCAGTATATCTATGTCCGTCCGGGCGAAGCCGTAGAGGCCGGGCAGACCCTTGGCACGGCAGGGCAGAGCGGCCGGGCCACCGGGGCACATCTGCATTTTGAGCTGTATCGTCAGGGAAAAGCCTGTGACCCGGCAGATGCACTGGGCCTTTCGCATGAAGCATCCTGA
- a CDS encoding ComEA family DNA-binding protein, translating into MKETHLPESQKREAVFICLSVAAVILCAALAFYFAVPLQDTAVQPLPDTAGLEQHMLVDLNTAGLSALCTLPGVGESRARAILEYREQNGPFARVEDAACVPGLTQTVVDSWKGQATVS; encoded by the coding sequence ATGAAAGAAACACATCTGCCGGAGTCCCAAAAACGGGAGGCGGTTTTTATCTGCCTTTCGGTGGCTGCAGTGATCCTATGTGCAGCGCTGGCGTTTTATTTTGCCGTGCCGCTGCAGGACACTGCGGTCCAGCCGCTGCCGGATACAGCAGGGCTGGAACAGCACATGCTGGTGGATCTGAACACAGCCGGGCTTTCTGCGCTGTGCACCCTGCCGGGCGTAGGAGAAAGCCGGGCCAGAGCCATTCTGGAATACCGGGAGCAGAACGGCCCGTTTGCACGGGTGGAGGATGCAGCCTGCGTTCCGGGCCTGACGCAGACTGTGGTGGATTCCTGGAAAGGGCAGGCAACCGTGAGCTGA